CACCGGGCCGCGGCCAGCGCCGCGGCGAAGGCGCCCGCCGGGCGCGCCACGCACACCTCGTAGCCGTCGAGCCGCCCGCAGCGGGCGCCGGCGCGCTCCAGCGCGGGCCGGTAGTCCGGGTGCGGGACGTAGACCGTGTCCTCGCGCAGGACCCCGGCCAGGACCTCGCGGACCAGCGCGGCGCAGGGCGGCTCGATGCGCTCGCTGGCGCCGCGGGCGACGTAGCCGCTGTTCACCGTGAGCCCCAGCGCGTAGGCCTCGTAGGCGAGCGGCGCCCAGCGGTCGTCGTCCCCGTAGACGAGCCCCCGACAGGCGCCGCCGACGCCGATCACCTGGGCCGGGACGAGGGCCAGGTGCCGGTAGGCGCCGCGGGCGAGCTCCCAGCGCGGGTCGGCCGGGCGCCAGCCGCGCGAGCGGAACAGGCTGCCCGCGGCGCGCGGCGCGAGGTCCGCCAGCTGGAGGGCGAGCGCCACCGCGAGGAGCGCGGTCGCGAGCCGCGGCCGACCGCGCAGCACCGCCAGCGGGAGCATCACCGCGGCGGACAGCGCGAGGTAGTAGAGGGGCCACGCGAAGCGCCCGGAGCTGCGGAAGGGCCCGAGCGCCCCGACGATGGGGCGGTACGCCCGCCGCAGGTCCAGCACCTCGTGGCCGGCGAACCGGATCCGGCTGGAGAGCGCGTAGACGAAGAGCGCCGCGCAGGCCACGGCGAGCGGGGCGAGCGCGGCCAGCCTGCGCCGCGAGGGGCGCCAGCGCGCCGCCGCCAGCGCGAGCCCCGCGGCGAGGAGCGCGAGCCCGCCGGCGCCGAGATAGGCGTTCCCTTCCCACTGCCCGTCGTGCGCCGGCAGGGCGGGGAGCAGCGCGGAGGCGCCGAACGAGCTCGCGAAGGCGGCCAGGTCGGTCGAGAAGAGGCCGAACCCGGAGCCGTGCGAGGGGGCGCTCGTGAAGTAGCCGAGGAGCGCGAAGGCGGCGGCCGGGCCGAGCACGAGCGCCGCGGCCGCCCGCCGCGCGGCGGGCCCGGGCAGGACGCGCTCGACCCGGCCGAGGCGGACCACCAGCGCCAGGCCGAGCGCGATCGCCATCAGCGCCAGGTAGGGGTGCACGAAGGAGAGCGCGAGCGTCACCGCCAGCGCCGCCCGGAGGGCGCGCCGCGCCGCCGCCTCGTCCTCCGCGGGCGCGAGGTGGAGCCCGAGCAGCGCCAGGAGCGCGAAGTGGGCGCAGAGGGTGTCGTGGCCGACGCGCTGCAGGAGCGGCGGCGAGAGCGCGAAGAGGGCGCCCGCGAGGAAGCGGTGGGCCGCGCGCCCGGAGGCGAGCGCGGCCAGGCGCGCGCCGAAGTACCCCTGCAGCGCGAAGCAGGCGCCCAGCCACGGCCCGACGTACTGGAAGTCGCGCGGGAGCAGCGGCGAGGCGAGCTTCCCGGCGAGGGCGAGGAGCGGGTTCGAGTCGGTGAAGCCGACCGTCGTGCCCGCCGGCCAGACGAACCCGTCGATCCGGCCGAGCGGCAGGCCCCAGCGCGAGCCGCGGAAGAAGAGCCACCCCATGACGTGCTGACCGAGGTCGCCGCCCACCCAGTCGAAGGCGGTGGGGGAGAGCGCTCGCCAGCCGCCGGCCGCGGCGAACCAGGCGAGGCCGAAGGCCGCGGCGAGGAGCTCGGGGGCCCGCCGGCCGAGCGCGGCGCGGAGGCGCGTCATGCCCCGTCGAGCCGCCGCCGCAGGCGCCGCAGCCCCGCCGCCATCCGCAGCGCGTCGAGGCCGGGCACCAGCTTGGAGCCGCCCGGGTCGGCCCAGTCGATGGGCTCCTCGCGGAGGCGCGCGCCGCCGCGCGCCAGCAGCACCAGCACCTCGACGTCGAGCAGCCAGCGATCCTCCGCCAGGCGCGGCAGGAGCGGCCGCAGCGCCGCGGCGCGGATGAGCTTCAGCCCGCACTGCGTGTCGTAGAAGCCGAGGCGGAAGGCGTGCTCGACCATCGTCGCGAACACCCGCCCCTGGAGGTGGCGGAGCGCGCTGCGCCGGATCGACCGCCCGGCCATGAGGATGCGCGTGCCGGCGAGCACGTCCACCTCGGCCAGGGCCGGCAGGAGCCGCACCAGGCGCCACGCCTCGCGCGCGCTCACCGCCCCGTCGGCGTCGAGGAAGCCGAGCCACTGCGCGCCCGGGTCCGCGCTCGCCCAGCCGAGCCGGATGGCCGCCCCCTTGCCGCGGTTGGCGGGCGCGGCCACGAAGCGAGCCCGGTGCGGCGCGCCGGACCGCGCCAGCGCCTCCTGGGCCGCGCGCACCGCCTCCTCCTCGCGCGCGCGCTCGGCCGGACCGCTCCCGTCGTCCACCACCAGGAGCTCGACCGCGGGCGAGGGCGCGGCCGGCGCCTCCGCCACCAGCGCCGTGAGCAGCGGCGGGAGCCGGGCACCCTCGCGGTAGGCGGGGATGACGAGCGTGACGGTGGGGGCGGGCACGGGGCGGTCAGTTCACACGGCAGGGGCGATACCGTCAAGCGCGCCGCGGGCGCCACTCGCGCGCGGCGTAGAGCGCGAACGTGAACGCCCACGCGCCGGCCACGTCGATGGCGTAGTGGATGCGGGCGAGGAGCACGCTCGCCACCACCAGCACGTGCGCCGCGAGCGCCAGCCAGCGCAGCCGGCGGTCGCGCCAGGCGTAGAGCAGGAGGAGGAACGTGGTGGCGGTGTGGCCCGAGAAGAAGAGGTCCTTCGTGAGGTAGGCCTGCGCGCTCCCGTGGGCGAACACGCCCCAGGGCGAGACGAGCTCCAGCCAGGCCTGCCACGCGCCGCGGTCCGCCAGGCCCGGGCCGGCGTGCGCCGGATCGGGCGGGCCGAGCCCGGTGAGCGCGAGGGTGACGCCCCGCGCCAGGGAGACGAGGCCCCCGGTCACCATGTAACGCACCCACCGGTCGGGGTCGGTGGCGAGGAGCGCCAGCGCGAGGGGCAGGTAGAGCGCGAGCCACAGCAGGTAGTTCGCCCGGGCCACCCAGCCCAGGTAGGGCAGCGCGCCGAGGACGAGGTCGGGGAGCGCGCCCGGCGCCGGCCGCCGCTCGGCCCAGACGGCCGCGGCGGTCATGAGCGCGTAGCAGGCGCCGCGGAAGGCGAGCGCGAGCAGGATGGGCAGGGCGAGCGCGCGCAGGCGCCGGGCCGGCCCGCTCACGGGAACTGCCCGGACCCCGCCAGCAGATCGAGGCGCGCCTGCCGGACGGCGTCCTCGGCGATGACGGCCTGCAGATCGGCGTCGCGAGACTGCTGCTGCGCGGTCGTCACGTCGAGATCGTTGCTGGCCCCGGCGCGGTACGCCTCGGTGGTGAGCTGGAGCACCGAGCGGGCGCGGTCGGCGGCGCGCCGGGCGCTCTCGAGCGCCGCCTCCTGGCGAGCCACCTCGGCCAGGGCCACCCGCACGTCCGACCTCACCTGCAGCAGCGTACCCTCGAGCGAGACCTGAGCCTCGCGCTCGAGCGCCTCGCGCTCGCGGAGCTGGCCCACCCGCAGCCCGCCCTCGAAGAGCGGCAGGGAGAGCAGGAACTGCACCTGCCAGCCGGTGCGCGGGGCGGTCACGGTGGCGGGGTCGTTGTAGAAGGGCTGCGCGGTCGCGGTGAGCGTCGGCAGCCAGTCGAGCCAGCTGTCACGCCGTACGTGCTCGGCGGCCGCGCGGCGCGCCTCGGCCGCCCGGGCGTCGAGCCGCCGCGCCTCGGCGTCGCGCGCCTGCGCCGGGTCGGCGTGGAAGTCCGGCTCCTGGGCCGCGTCGAGCGGCCCTGGCGAGCCGGTGAGCACGCCCAGCGCCTCCTGGGCCCGCACCACTCCCACCTCGCCGTTCGCGAGCTGCACCTCGCTCGCGGCGAGCTGCTGCTCGGCGCGGAGCTCGTCCACCGCGTTGCCGATGCCGCCCACCCGCCGGGCGCGCGCGAAGTCGAAGCGCGCCCGGGCGATGTCGCGCGCCGACCGGCTCACCTCGACCACCCGCTTCTGCGCCAGCGCCGAGAGGTAGGCGCGCGCGGTGGCGAGCACGACCTGCCGGCGGACGTCCGCCTCGCTCGCCCGCGCCACCTCGACCTGCTCGGCCGCGTGCGCCCACACGCTCCAGCGCGAGGGCGCGAGGAGCGGGAGCTGCAGGGAGAGGTTCGCGTTGAGGGAGTCCCGCGCCACGAGCGGCGCGGTCGATCCCGCCGTGCGGCGCGCGGCGTCGAGCCGGGTGTAGCTGGCGTTGGCGCCCAGGAACGGCAGCGCCGCGGCGCGCGTCTGGGTGAGGAGCGCGCCGGCGCGCCGGAGCTCCTGCGCGGCGATGAGCGCCTGCGGCGACCGCGCCCCCGCCCGCCGGACCGCGTCGTCGAAGGTGACCGGCTCCGCCGGGTAGGCGGTCGAGGTCGCGGTTTCGGTCGCGGTCGAGGTCGGCGCCGCGGTCGAGGTCGCGGTCGAGGTCGCGGCCGAGGTCGAGGTCGAGGTCGGAGTGGGGTCCGACGCCGCGACGCTCCCCGCCAGGATCAGCGCCGCGGCGATCACGGCGTCACCTCGGCCGCCGGCTCCGGCTCCTCGTGCTGCGGCTTCGAGAAGCGCTCGAGCAGCGTGTACAGGGCCGGGATGAGGAACAGGGTGAAGAACGTCGACACGGTGAGCCCCCCGATGACGGCGCGGGCGAGCGGCAGGTTCGTCTCGCTCCCCTCGCCGATGCCGAGCGCCATGGGGACGAGGCCCACGATGGTGGCGATGGTGGTCATGAGGATGGGCCGGAGCCGCGTCTTGCCGGCCTGGACGGTGGCCTCCAGGAGCGGCTGGCCGCGGGACTGGAGCACGCGGGCGAAGTCCACCAGCAGGACGCCGTTCGACACCACGATGCCGACCATCATGATGACGCCCATGAAGCTGTTCACGCTGAGCGAGGTGCCGGTGAGGAGCAGCATCACGATGACGCCGGTGATCCCCATGGGCACCGAGAACATGATGACGAGCGGGTCGACCAGCGACCGGAACTGACTCGCCAGGATCATGTAGACGAGCGCCACCGCCAGCAGCGCGGCGAAGATGAGCCCGCTGAACGCCTCCCGCTGGGCGGCGGTCTGGCCGCCCAGGCGCGCGGTGAAGCCGTCGGGCGGCGGCACGTCGTGGATCGCGCGCTCCACCGCCGCGCTGGCCGAGCCCAGGTCGACGCCCGGCGGCAGGTTGGCGGTGACGTCCACGATGCGCTGCAGGTACTTGCGGTCGATGGTGACCGGGCCGGAGGAGCGCTTCACCTTGGCCAGGTTGGCGAGCGCCACTACCTTGCCGCTCGGCGCGCGCAGGTAGACGTCGCCCAGGTCGGAGACCTTGGAGCGGTAGGCGTCGTCCAGCCGGACGTTGATGTAGTACTGGTTGCCGGTCTTGGCGTCGGTGAAGGGGATGGGGCTGAACTGGTTCGAGCCGACCAGGCTCGTCAGCACCGACTGGGCCACCTGCTGCTCGGTCACGCCGAGCATGCCCGCCTTCTCGCGGTCCACCTCCACGTCGAGCTCGGGGTAGTTCTCCTCGCGCGAGATCTGCAGGTCGGCGAGGAGCGCCCGGCCGTCGCGGCCGAGCTCCGCCTGGAGCCGCTCCTTGAGCCGCTTGGCGTAGGCGCTGCCCGCCTCGAGGTCGTAGCCGGAGATCTCGACGTCGATGGGGGCCGAGGTGCCGAAGTTGAGGATGCGCTTCACGATGCCGCCGGTGAAGTAGTAGACCTGCGTGCCCGGCACCTCCTTGCGGAGCACCTTGCGCACCACGTCGGTGGCCTCGTCGTCGGTGAGGGCGCGCTGCGCGTGCGGCACCAGGTTCACCGACAGGTTGCCCGAGTGCGGGCCGGTGTTGGCGGAGAAGAGGGCGCTGCGGCCGAGCGGCAGGCCGGTGTCGGAGAGGAGCGTGGTGGTGACCGGACCGCCGCTCGCGCTCTTGTAGGCGCCGAGCTCCCGCAGCACCGTCGCCTCGATGCGCTTCGTCACCTGCTCGGTGAGCTCGACGCGGGTGCCGATGGGCGTCTTGTAGATGACCTGGAACTGGCTCTCGTCGCTCTGCGGGAAGAACTCGGTCCCGATGAAGCGGCCGAGGAAGAGCGAGCCCACGAAGGTGAGCGCGATGCCGCCGATGACGAGGCCGCGCCGCCGGAGCACCCAGCGCAGGGCGCGGGCGTAGGCCTCGTCGAGCGCGTCGAAGCGGGCGGTGATCCAGGCGGCGTACCCGCGCCCCCGGCCCGGGTGCTCGGCGCGCAGGTACTTGAGGCAGAGCAGCGGCGTCACCGTGCGCGACACGAAGAAGCTCATGATGAGCGCGAAGGCGATGGTGAGCGCGAGCGGCAGGAACAGGTTCTTCGCCACGCCGCCCAGGAACACCACCGGGAAGAAGACGACGATGGTGGTGATGGTGGAGACGAAGATGGGCCCGGCCACCTCCTGCGCGGCGTTGAGGACGGCGGTGCGGCGGTCCTGCCCGAGCGCCAGGTGGCGGTGGATGTTCTCCAGCTCGACGATCGAGTCGTCGACGAGCCGCCCCACCCCGAGCGCGAGGCCGCCCAGGGTGAAGACGTTGAGCGTCTGGCCGCTGAAGTAGAGCAGCACGAAGGTCGCCACGATCGAGAGCGGGATGGCGACCGCGATGATGCCGGTGGCGGAGAAGCTCACCAAAAAGACGAGGATGACGAGGACCGCCAGGGCGCCACCCTGCAGCGCCTCGTGCTGCAGCGCGCCGATGGCGGCGCGGATGTACTGCGACTGGTCGAAGGAGATGGCGAGCTTCACGTTGGGCGGGACGTCGCGCAGCCTGGGCATGGCCGCCTTCACGGCGTCCACCACCGCCACCGTGTTCGCCCCCGGCTGCTTCAGCACGCGGAAGAAGACGCCGCGCGAGCCGTTGACGCGGACGATCTCCGACTGGTCGGCCGCGCCGTCCACCACCCGGGCCACGTCGCGCACCCGCACCGGGGCGGCGCTCGAGGCGCCGGTGCGCGCCGGCGGCGCCTGCACCACCACGTCGCGCAGCGGCTTCGCCTCGCCGAACTGGGTGTTGGAGAAGACGTTGTAGTCGCGCACCCCGGCCTTGAGGTCGCCCGAGGGGAGCAGCAGGTTCGAGCTCCGCACCGCGTTCACGACGTCGAGGATGCCGAGCCCGCGCGCCCGGAGCGCGTCGCGGTGCACCATGACCTCGATCTCGCGCGTCTTGCCGCCGGCGACGGTGGCGCTCGCCACGCCCGGGAGCCGCTCCAGCTGCGGCTCGACCACGTTGTAGGCGAGGTCGTAGAGCTGCTTCTCGTCGAGCCCGTCGGCAGTCATCGCCACCGCCAGCACCGGGATGTTGGTGACGTCGAACTTGAGCACGAACGGCTGCTGGATGCCGGGCGGCAGCGTGTTCAGGATCTGCGAGATGCGCTGCGACACGTCGAACTGGGCGTTGTCGAGGTTCGTCCCGTACTGGAACCACACCGACACCGCGGAGAACCCCTGCTTGGAGGTGCTCTCCACCCGGTCCACGCCCGGGGAGGCCGAGACCGCCCGCTCGATGGGGACGGTGATGGACTTCTCGACGTCCTCCGGCGCGGCGCCCGTGTAGAACGTCGCCACCCGCACCACCGGGATGTCGATGTTGGGGAAGAGGTCGACCGCGAGGTGCTGGAGCGAGATCCACCCCAGCGCCAGGGTCATGAGCGACAGCATGAGGATGAAGACCGGATTCCGGAGCGCCATCCGCGTGAGCCACATCGCCTGTCTCCTGTCGCGCGGGGGCTAGCGGGCGTCGGCGGCCGAGGCCGTCTTCTGCCCGGTGTACGGATCGACGTCGCGCTGCGCCTGGACGGCGGCGCCGTCGGCGAGCCCGTCGATCCCGGCGATGACGACGACGTCACCGCTGGCGAGGCCGGACACCACCTCGAGCCAGGTGCCGCCGTCCACGCCGGTCTTCACCTCGGTCCGCTTCACCTTCTCGCCCTGCAGCACGTACACGTACTGCCGCTCGTCGGAGATCTGGACCGCCACCGCCGGCACCACCACCGCCGCCGGGTGGACGGCGGTGACGATGGCGCAGCGGCCGTACATCCCGCTCCGCAGCTCGCCGGCGGCGTTCTTGATCTGGACCTCGGCGTCGAGCGTGCGGGTGAGCGGGTCGAGCCCGGGGGCGAGCCGCACCACCTTGCCCGTCCACTCGCGGCCGGGGAACGCGTCGAGCGCGAGCCGCGCGTCCTGGCCGACGCGCACCTGGCCGGCGTCCGCCTCGTTGACGGGGACGAACGCGCGCAGGACGTCGTCGCGCTCGACGGTGAGGATGGAGCCGGTGCCGGCGGTGGGCCCGACCAGCGCGCCGGGGTCGAGGCGCCGCGCCGAGACGGCGCCCTCGAGGGGCGACTCGATGCGCGTCTCGCCGAGGCGGGTCGCGAGCGCCGCCACGTTGGCCTGGGCGGTCTGCAGGGCCGCCTCGGAGGTGGCGAGCGCGGCCTCGTTCTGCTGCAGCTCCTGCTGCGAGACGACGCCGGCCGGCGCGAGCCGGACCGCGCGCTCCTGGTTGGCGCGCGCCAGCGCGGCCGAGGCCTGCGCCTGGGCGAGCTGGTGGCGCGCCGCCGAGAGCTGGTCGGGCAGGTCGGACGGGCGCACCAGCGCGAGGAGCTGGCCGCGCCGGACGCGGTCGCCGCGGTCGACCAGCACCGCGTCGAGGTAGCCCACCACCTTCGATCCCACGTCGGCGGCGAAGAGCGGCCGCAGGTCGACGGCGGCGCGCACCTCCACCGGCACGTCGCGCACGGCGACGGCGGCGGCGGCGACCACCGGGACGGGCCGGACGCGCGGGCCCTTCGGGCCCCGCTGGCAGGCGGCGGCGAGGCACAGCAGGAGGCAGGCCGCGGCGCGGAGGCCGCGCGGGGGGCGGATCGTCGGCACGGCCGCCAGGAATATTCGCACGGCAACTAAAAGGCAACCGCGGGCGGGCGGCGGGAGGGTGTCTGCGCTCCCGCGCTCAGGGCGTGGCCGCCGCCTCGCGCGCCAGCGCCCGCAGGAGCTTCGGCCGGACGCCGGCGCCGGCCGCGAGCGCCTCGAGCCGGGTTTGCGCGGCGGCGTCCCGGGCGCGCGTCTTCTGGCCGAGGATGAGCTCGTTCTTGAGCGAGTGCTCCCACCCGGCGAGCTCGGTGACGGTGACCCGGTACCCGTGCGCCTGGAGGGCCAGCGCCCGCAGCACATTGGTGAGGTGGGAGCCGAACTCCCGGCGGTGCCAGGCGTGCTCGAAGAGCGGCGCGAGCAGCGGCGCGGGCGCCTCGGCGCGCTCGAGCTGCCGCGCCACCTCGGCCTGGCAGCAGGGGACCACCGCCACGTGGTCGGCGCCATGGCGCAGCGCCACGAGCAGCGCGTCGTCGGTGGCGGTGTCGCAGGCGTGGAGCGCGGTGACGAGGTGGACCCGCGGCGGGAGCTCGGCGGCCTCCAGCTCGGCGGTGACGAAGCGCATCCGCTCGAACCCGAGGCGCCGCGCCCGCGCCTCGGCGGCGGCGGTCAGCTCGGGGCGCGACTCGATGGACACGACCGTGCCCTTGCCGGCGGGGCCGACGAAGAGCTCGTACAGGATGAACCCCAGGTAACCCTTCCCCGCCCCGCAGTCGACGATGACGGGATCGCCGAAGCGCGCCAGCACGTCCTCCACCGCCGGCCGGAGCTGCCGGACGAGGTGGTTCACCTGCTTCAGCTTGCGCAGGCTGTCGGCGTTGAGGTCGCCCGTCCGCGTCAGCAGGTGGAGCTCCTGCAGGAGCGCGGTGGATTGCCCGGGCACGAGCTCGCGGGGGACCGCGGGGGCTTTGACCTGTCGGCGCATGCGGTCTTGCATCATAGCGGGGCCTCGGGGTTGGGTCTGTTCGGCCCGTCTGGTCGGTCCGTCTGTTCCGTCCGCAGATCGGTTCCGAGCAGGGGCGGCGGGGTGGCCCTCCGGCGGTGCTCGGGACGACCTGCCGGGCTGATCCGGCGGCCGGTGCAGAAACGCTCAGCGGCTTGCACCGCAACGTGCCGCGCCGGCCTGGGGCGCGGGGCACGGGCGCCGGCGCGGCACCGGCGGTGCAGCGCGCCGTGCGGTGGGCGGAGATCTTCCGCAGGTCGCCTGCGCTCCGGCGGAGGGCCACCCCGCCGCCCCCCATCGCGAGCGGTGCTGACCGCGCGAGCGAGAATTCGGTGATCTGATCTTCTTCGCATGGGCAGTCGGGCGCTGATGGAGAAGGAGCTCCATTGACCTGCGGCGACCGCCTCGCGTGCCATCGGGGGTCAGGCTCCAGCTCCTGGCTCGCAACCCTCTCCCGCCCGCGCGGCCGGCAGCGCCCGCCCTGGGGGCGGCGGGGTGGCCCTCCGCCGGAGCGCAGGCCGACTTGCGGAAGACTACGTTCGACCGACGGGCGCTGCACCGCCGGTGCCGCGCCGGCGCGCGTACCCCGCGCCCCACGCCGGCGCGGCACGTTGCGGTGCAAGCCGCCGAGCGTTTCTGCACCGCCCGCCGTACCAGCCCGCCAGGTCGTTGCCGAGCACCGCCGGAGGGCCACCCCGCCGCCCCCGCTCGGAACCGCCGAGCGTACGGACCCGCGGGGCGCGCGCCCCGCTAGCGGTGGTGCGCCGCGAGATCCGGGTGCTTCTCTAGGAACTCGTCGAAGGTCCCGTTGAAGTCGAGCACCGGCTCGTCGTCGCGCAGCGCCCAGATGCGGGTCGCGACCTCGCCGATGAGCTGCTGGTCGTGGGTCACCATGAGCACGGTGCCCTCGTAGCGACCGAGCCCCTCGCTGAGCGCCGCGATGGCCTGCAGGTCGAGGTGGTTGGTCGGCTCGTCCAGCACCAGCACGTTGTCCTTGGTGCGCATCAGGTTCGACATGAGCAGCCGCACGATCTCGCCGCCGGAGAGCGTGTCGGTGGGCTTCATGCGCTCCTCGCCGGAGAAGAGCATCCGGCCGAGCAGGCCCGAGATCTCCTCGTTCGAGAGCTTGTCCTCGAGCTCGCGCAGCCAGCCGAAGGCGGTGGTGCCGGGCCGGATGAGCCCGGCGTGGTCCTGCGGCAGGTAGCCCACCGACGCCTGGTGACCCCAGGTCACGGTGCCCCCGTCCGGCTTCAGCTGGTCGACGAGCATCTGCACCA
The genomic region above belongs to Anaeromyxobacter diazotrophicus and contains:
- a CDS encoding DUF6311 domain-containing protein produces the protein MTRLRAALGRRAPELLAAAFGLAWFAAAGGWRALSPTAFDWVGGDLGQHVMGWLFFRGSRWGLPLGRIDGFVWPAGTTVGFTDSNPLLALAGKLASPLLPRDFQYVGPWLGACFALQGYFGARLAALASGRAAHRFLAGALFALSPPLLQRVGHDTLCAHFALLALLGLHLAPAEDEAAARRALRAALAVTLALSFVHPYLALMAIALGLALVVRLGRVERVLPGPAARRAAAALVLGPAAAFALLGYFTSAPSHGSGFGLFSTDLAAFASSFGASALLPALPAHDGQWEGNAYLGAGGLALLAAGLALAAARWRPSRRRLAALAPLAVACAALFVYALSSRIRFAGHEVLDLRRAYRPIVGALGPFRSSGRFAWPLYYLALSAAVMLPLAVLRGRPRLATALLAVALALQLADLAPRAAGSLFRSRGWRPADPRWELARGAYRHLALVPAQVIGVGGACRGLVYGDDDRWAPLAYEAYALGLTVNSGYVARGASERIEPPCAALVREVLAGVLREDTVYVPHPDYRPALERAGARCGRLDGYEVCVARPAGAFAAALAAAR
- a CDS encoding glycosyltransferase; its protein translation is MPAPTVTLVIPAYREGARLPPLLTALVAEAPAAPSPAVELLVVDDGSGPAERAREEEAVRAAQEALARSGAPHRARFVAAPANRGKGAAIRLGWASADPGAQWLGFLDADGAVSAREAWRLVRLLPALAEVDVLAGTRILMAGRSIRRSALRHLQGRVFATMVEHAFRLGFYDTQCGLKLIRAAALRPLLPRLAEDRWLLDVEVLVLLARGGARLREEPIDWADPGGSKLVPGLDALRMAAGLRRLRRRLDGA
- a CDS encoding phosphatase PAP2-related protein, with amino-acid sequence MSGPARRLRALALPILLALAFRGACYALMTAAAVWAERRPAPGALPDLVLGALPYLGWVARANYLLWLALYLPLALALLATDPDRWVRYMVTGGLVSLARGVTLALTGLGPPDPAHAGPGLADRGAWQAWLELVSPWGVFAHGSAQAYLTKDLFFSGHTATTFLLLLYAWRDRRLRWLALAAHVLVVASVLLARIHYAIDVAGAWAFTFALYAAREWRPRRA
- a CDS encoding TolC family protein encodes the protein MIAAALILAGSVAASDPTPTSTSTSAATSTATSTAAPTSTATETATSTAYPAEPVTFDDAVRRAGARSPQALIAAQELRRAGALLTQTRAAALPFLGANASYTRLDAARRTAGSTAPLVARDSLNANLSLQLPLLAPSRWSVWAHAAEQVEVARASEADVRRQVVLATARAYLSALAQKRVVEVSRSARDIARARFDFARARRVGGIGNAVDELRAEQQLAASEVQLANGEVGVVRAQEALGVLTGSPGPLDAAQEPDFHADPAQARDAEARRLDARAAEARRAAAEHVRRDSWLDWLPTLTATAQPFYNDPATVTAPRTGWQVQFLLSLPLFEGGLRVGQLREREALEREAQVSLEGTLLQVRSDVRVALAEVARQEAALESARRAADRARSVLQLTTEAYRAGASNDLDVTTAQQQSRDADLQAVIAEDAVRQARLDLLAGSGQFP
- a CDS encoding efflux RND transporter permease subunit, with protein sequence MWLTRMALRNPVFILMLSLMTLALGWISLQHLAVDLFPNIDIPVVRVATFYTGAAPEDVEKSITVPIERAVSASPGVDRVESTSKQGFSAVSVWFQYGTNLDNAQFDVSQRISQILNTLPPGIQQPFVLKFDVTNIPVLAVAMTADGLDEKQLYDLAYNVVEPQLERLPGVASATVAGGKTREIEVMVHRDALRARGLGILDVVNAVRSSNLLLPSGDLKAGVRDYNVFSNTQFGEAKPLRDVVVQAPPARTGASSAAPVRVRDVARVVDGAADQSEIVRVNGSRGVFFRVLKQPGANTVAVVDAVKAAMPRLRDVPPNVKLAISFDQSQYIRAAIGALQHEALQGGALAVLVILVFLVSFSATGIIAVAIPLSIVATFVLLYFSGQTLNVFTLGGLALGVGRLVDDSIVELENIHRHLALGQDRRTAVLNAAQEVAGPIFVSTITTIVVFFPVVFLGGVAKNLFLPLALTIAFALIMSFFVSRTVTPLLCLKYLRAEHPGRGRGYAAWITARFDALDEAYARALRWVLRRRGLVIGGIALTFVGSLFLGRFIGTEFFPQSDESQFQVIYKTPIGTRVELTEQVTKRIEATVLRELGAYKSASGGPVTTTLLSDTGLPLGRSALFSANTGPHSGNLSVNLVPHAQRALTDDEATDVVRKVLRKEVPGTQVYYFTGGIVKRILNFGTSAPIDVEISGYDLEAGSAYAKRLKERLQAELGRDGRALLADLQISREENYPELDVEVDREKAGMLGVTEQQVAQSVLTSLVGSNQFSPIPFTDAKTGNQYYINVRLDDAYRSKVSDLGDVYLRAPSGKVVALANLAKVKRSSGPVTIDRKYLQRIVDVTANLPPGVDLGSASAAVERAIHDVPPPDGFTARLGGQTAAQREAFSGLIFAALLAVALVYMILASQFRSLVDPLVIMFSVPMGITGVIVMLLLTGTSLSVNSFMGVIMMVGIVVSNGVLLVDFARVLQSRGQPLLEATVQAGKTRLRPILMTTIATIVGLVPMALGIGEGSETNLPLARAVIGGLTVSTFFTLFLIPALYTLLERFSKPQHEEPEPAAEVTP
- a CDS encoding efflux RND transporter periplasmic adaptor subunit, yielding MPTIRPPRGLRAAACLLLCLAAACQRGPKGPRVRPVPVVAAAAVAVRDVPVEVRAAVDLRPLFAADVGSKVVGYLDAVLVDRGDRVRRGQLLALVRPSDLPDQLSAARHQLAQAQASAALARANQERAVRLAPAGVVSQQELQQNEAALATSEAALQTAQANVAALATRLGETRIESPLEGAVSARRLDPGALVGPTAGTGSILTVERDDVLRAFVPVNEADAGQVRVGQDARLALDAFPGREWTGKVVRLAPGLDPLTRTLDAEVQIKNAAGELRSGMYGRCAIVTAVHPAAVVVPAVAVQISDERQYVYVLQGEKVKRTEVKTGVDGGTWLEVVSGLASGDVVVIAGIDGLADGAAVQAQRDVDPYTGQKTASAADAR
- a CDS encoding class I SAM-dependent methyltransferase, with protein sequence MRRQVKAPAVPRELVPGQSTALLQELHLLTRTGDLNADSLRKLKQVNHLVRQLRPAVEDVLARFGDPVIVDCGAGKGYLGFILYELFVGPAGKGTVVSIESRPELTAAAEARARRLGFERMRFVTAELEAAELPPRVHLVTALHACDTATDDALLVALRHGADHVAVVPCCQAEVARQLERAEAPAPLLAPLFEHAWHRREFGSHLTNVLRALALQAHGYRVTVTELAGWEHSLKNELILGQKTRARDAAAQTRLEALAAGAGVRPKLLRALAREAAATP